A stretch of Dromaius novaehollandiae isolate bDroNov1 chromosome 8, bDroNov1.hap1, whole genome shotgun sequence DNA encodes these proteins:
- the ACOT11 gene encoding acyl-coenzyme A thioesterase 11 isoform X1 yields the protein MASEAPGRNGTEVQMSQLVLPCHTNHRGELGVGQLLKWIDTAACLSAERHAGCPCVTASMDDIYFEHTISVGQVVNIKAKVNRAFNSSMEVGIQVSHEDLCSGRQWSMCKAYATFVAQGDANAKVKLKPLTPQTEEEKIEHSIAAERRRMRLAHKDTLKDLLTRSPREAELETRDGSVVVPAEETRVESVELVLPPHANHQGHTFGGQIMAWMENVATIAASRLCRAHPTLTTIEMFHFRGPSQVGDRLVLKAIVNNAFKNSMEVGVCAEAYGQEMATSRRHINSAFMTFVVLDEEGRPRTLPMVVPEPEDGERRYREASARKKIRLDRKYIVSCRQTEVPLSVPWDQSNKVYLSYNNVSALKTLVAKANWVLAREKEKVRMYTLEEDQFLSFRMEMTARITAAQAFSLLSDLRRRHEWDSHYASAELVQQVDDDDMIYHVVSQTLSRENKPQDFVILASRRKPCDKGDPYVVAFRSVTLPTHPPSPGFTRGETLCSGFCIWPETEETSKVAYYNQATPGYLNYVTTNIVGLSSNFYTTFVACEKFLLKNKDDLILRLQDL from the exons atggcgagcgaggcgccgggCCGCAACGGCACGGAGGTGCAGATGAGCCAGCTGGTGCTGCCCTGCCACACCAACCACCGCGGCGAGCTCGGCGTGGGCCAGCTGCTCAAGTGGATCGACACGGCCGCCTGCCTCTCGG CCGAGCGGCACGCCGGCTGCCCCTGCGTCACCGCCTCCATGGACGATATCTACTTCGAGCACACCATCAG TGTTGGGCAGGTGGTTAACATCAAAGCCAAAGTGAACCGAGCCTTTAACTCCAGCATGGAG GTGGGCATCCAGGTCAGCCACGAGGACCTCTGCAGCGGGCGGCAGTGGAGCATGTGCAAGGCGTACGCCACCTTCGTGGCGCAGGGCGACGCCAACGCCAAG GTCAAGCTGAAGCCGCTGACCCCGCAGACGGAGGAGGAGAAGATCGAGCACAGCATCGCCGCCGAGCGCCGCCGCATGCGCCTGGCCCACAAGGACACCCTCAAGGACCTGCTCACCCGCAGCCCCCGCGAAGCCG AGCTGGAGACCCGCGACGGCAGCGTGGTGGTGCCGGCCGAGGAGACCCGGGTGGAGAGCGTGGAGCTGGTGCTGCCGCCGCACGCCAACCACCAGGGCCACACCTTCGGGGGGCAGATCATGGCCTGGATGGAGAACGTGGCCACCATCGCCGCCAG CCGGCTGTGCCGTGCCCACCCCACGCTGACCACCATCGAGATGTTCCACTTCCGCGGACCCTCCCAGGTCGGCGACCGGCTGGTGCTGAAGGCCATCGTCAACAACGCCTTCAaaaacag caTGGAGGTGGGGGTCTGCGCCGAGGCGTACGGGCAGGAGATGGCCACGAGCCGCCGGCACATCAACAGCGCCTTCATGACCTTCGTGGTGCTGGACGAGGAGGGCCGGCCCCGCACCCTGCCCATGGTCGTGCCCGAGCCCGAG GATGGAGAGAGGAGGTACAGAGAAGCCAGCGCTAGGAAAAAGATTCGGCTGGACAG GAAGTACATCGTGTCCTGCCGGCAGACCGAGGTGCCGCTCTCCGTGCCCTGGGACCAAAGCAACAAG GTGTATCTGAGCTACAACAACGTCTCCGCGCTGAAGACGCTGGTGGCGAAAGCAAACTGGGTCCTCgccagggagaaggagaag GTGAGGATGTACACGCTGGAGGAGGACCAGTTCCTCTCCTTCCGCATGGAGATGACGGCGCGCATCACCGCGGCCCAGGCCTTCTCCCTGCTGTCCGACCTGCGGCGGCGGCACGAGTGGGACAGCCACTACGC GAGCGCCGAGCTGGTGCAGCAAGTGGACGACGACGACATGATCTACCACGTGGTGAGCCAGACGCTGAGCCGCGAGAACAAGCCGCAGGACTTCGTCATCCTGGCGTCCCGGCGGAAACCCTGCGACAAGGG GGACCCCTACGTGGTGGCCTTCCGCTCGGTGACGCTGCCTACCCACCCGCCCAGCCCCGGCTTCACGCGGGGCGAGACGCTCTGCTCGGGCTTCTGCATTTGGCCGGAGACGGAGGAGACGAGCAAG GTGGCCTACTACAACCAGGCCACGCCGGGGTACCTCAACTACGTGACGACCAACATTGTGGGCCTGTCCTCCAACTTCTACACCACCTTCGTCGCCTGCGAGAAGTTCCTGCTGAAGAACAAGGACGACCTCATCCTGCGGCTCCAGGATCTCTAG
- the ACOT11 gene encoding acyl-coenzyme A thioesterase 11 isoform X2: MEVGIQVSHEDLCSGRQWSMCKAYATFVAQGDANAKVKLKPLTPQTEEEKIEHSIAAERRRMRLAHKDTLKDLLTRSPREAELETRDGSVVVPAEETRVESVELVLPPHANHQGHTFGGQIMAWMENVATIAASRLCRAHPTLTTIEMFHFRGPSQVGDRLVLKAIVNNAFKNSMEVGVCAEAYGQEMATSRRHINSAFMTFVVLDEEGRPRTLPMVVPEPEDGERRYREASARKKIRLDRKYIVSCRQTEVPLSVPWDQSNKVYLSYNNVSALKTLVAKANWVLAREKEKVRMYTLEEDQFLSFRMEMTARITAAQAFSLLSDLRRRHEWDSHYASAELVQQVDDDDMIYHVVSQTLSRENKPQDFVILASRRKPCDKGDPYVVAFRSVTLPTHPPSPGFTRGETLCSGFCIWPETEETSKVAYYNQATPGYLNYVTTNIVGLSSNFYTTFVACEKFLLKNKDDLILRLQDL, from the exons ATGGAG GTGGGCATCCAGGTCAGCCACGAGGACCTCTGCAGCGGGCGGCAGTGGAGCATGTGCAAGGCGTACGCCACCTTCGTGGCGCAGGGCGACGCCAACGCCAAG GTCAAGCTGAAGCCGCTGACCCCGCAGACGGAGGAGGAGAAGATCGAGCACAGCATCGCCGCCGAGCGCCGCCGCATGCGCCTGGCCCACAAGGACACCCTCAAGGACCTGCTCACCCGCAGCCCCCGCGAAGCCG AGCTGGAGACCCGCGACGGCAGCGTGGTGGTGCCGGCCGAGGAGACCCGGGTGGAGAGCGTGGAGCTGGTGCTGCCGCCGCACGCCAACCACCAGGGCCACACCTTCGGGGGGCAGATCATGGCCTGGATGGAGAACGTGGCCACCATCGCCGCCAG CCGGCTGTGCCGTGCCCACCCCACGCTGACCACCATCGAGATGTTCCACTTCCGCGGACCCTCCCAGGTCGGCGACCGGCTGGTGCTGAAGGCCATCGTCAACAACGCCTTCAaaaacag caTGGAGGTGGGGGTCTGCGCCGAGGCGTACGGGCAGGAGATGGCCACGAGCCGCCGGCACATCAACAGCGCCTTCATGACCTTCGTGGTGCTGGACGAGGAGGGCCGGCCCCGCACCCTGCCCATGGTCGTGCCCGAGCCCGAG GATGGAGAGAGGAGGTACAGAGAAGCCAGCGCTAGGAAAAAGATTCGGCTGGACAG GAAGTACATCGTGTCCTGCCGGCAGACCGAGGTGCCGCTCTCCGTGCCCTGGGACCAAAGCAACAAG GTGTATCTGAGCTACAACAACGTCTCCGCGCTGAAGACGCTGGTGGCGAAAGCAAACTGGGTCCTCgccagggagaaggagaag GTGAGGATGTACACGCTGGAGGAGGACCAGTTCCTCTCCTTCCGCATGGAGATGACGGCGCGCATCACCGCGGCCCAGGCCTTCTCCCTGCTGTCCGACCTGCGGCGGCGGCACGAGTGGGACAGCCACTACGC GAGCGCCGAGCTGGTGCAGCAAGTGGACGACGACGACATGATCTACCACGTGGTGAGCCAGACGCTGAGCCGCGAGAACAAGCCGCAGGACTTCGTCATCCTGGCGTCCCGGCGGAAACCCTGCGACAAGGG GGACCCCTACGTGGTGGCCTTCCGCTCGGTGACGCTGCCTACCCACCCGCCCAGCCCCGGCTTCACGCGGGGCGAGACGCTCTGCTCGGGCTTCTGCATTTGGCCGGAGACGGAGGAGACGAGCAAG GTGGCCTACTACAACCAGGCCACGCCGGGGTACCTCAACTACGTGACGACCAACATTGTGGGCCTGTCCTCCAACTTCTACACCACCTTCGTCGCCTGCGAGAAGTTCCTGCTGAAGAACAAGGACGACCTCATCCTGCGGCTCCAGGATCTCTAG
- the TMEM205 gene encoding transmembrane protein 205, whose product MPVSSEPPDVAKLLHLLFLSTSWGMQVWATFVSGLVMGSHLPRHTYGFIQSELFPYYLHIGSACAFFNLTIFAMYHPSELLSEEEMTQIIVFFVCVAVAALNAQWFGQMTSDILADMHRIERSYGLGQEIGFFTSKSYQKLRDSDPAYRKMSRQLVLYHALSSLCNLCCIACNGWSLRYLAAHLSAL is encoded by the exons ATGCCGGTCAGCTCGGAGCCCCCCGACGTGGCGAAGCTGCtgcacctcctcttcctctcgACCTCCTGGGGGATGCAGGTCTGGGCCACCTTCGTGTCCG GGCTGGTGATGGGCAGCCACCTGCCCCGGCACACCTACGGCTTCATCCAGAGCGAGCTCTTCCCCTACTACCTCCACATCGGCTCTGCCTGCGCCTTCTTCAACCTGACCATATTCGCCATGTACCACCCCAGCGAGCTGCTCAGCGAGGAGGAGATGACCCAG ATCATCGTCTTCTTCGTCTGCGTGGCTGTCGCGGCGCTGAACGCGCAGTGGTTCGGGCAGATGACCTCGGACATCCTGGCAGACATGCACCGGATCGAGCGGAGCTACGGCCTGGGCCAGGAGATCGGCTTCTTCACCAGCAAATCCTACCAGAAGCTGCGCGACTCGGACCCTGCCTACAGGAAGATGTCCCGGCAGCTCGTCCTCTACCACGCGCTGTCCTCCCTCTGCAACCTCTGCTGCATCGCGTGCAACGGCTGGAGCCTGCGCTACCTGGCTGCTCACCTCTCCGCCTTGTAA
- the TTC4 gene encoding tetratricopeptide repeat protein 4 — protein sequence MAEAGAGGEAPRYRGGFNESTWEQELEAIPMFMKRCPAEIDAARQPELACLQSMLFDEERSPAELARLYKNEGNEYFREKDYRKAVVSYTEGLRKKCEDPELAAVLHTNRAAAQAHLGNYRSALNDAIQARKLKPTHLKAIVRGALCHLELKNFSEAIAWCEEGLRIDSKEKKLMEVIAKADKLKRAEQRDARKAKVMERKEQCQKESLLAAIKERNIKVVLEPSNEEEEMSDGLAEMSLDGFHSDNAMGAKVHLDADGNLNWPVLFLYPEHEQTDFIAAFNENTRFIDHLMVMFAELPPWDLERKYLPDNLELYFEDEERAEMYEVNPEHTLLQVLQHQRYFVKAGTPTVLAFAKHSPFSKKYFSSKKVHRL from the exons atggcggaggccggggcgggcggcgaggcgccGCGCTACCGGGGCGGCTTCAACGAAAGCACCTGGGAGcag gagctggaggccaTCCCCATGTTCATGAAGCGGTGCCCGGCGGAGATCGACGCGGCGCGGCAGCCCGAGCTCGCCTGCCTGCAGTCGATGCTCTTCGACGAGGAGCGGAGCCCCGCAG agctcgcCAGGTTGTACAAGAATGAGGGCAACGAGTACTTCAGGGAGAAGGACTACAGGAAGGCCGTCGTCTCCTACACGGAAGGGCTGAGGAAGAAGTGCGAGGACCCGGAGCTGGCTGCCGTGCTGCACACCAACCGCGCGGCCGCACAGGCACACTTGG GTAACTACCGTTCTGCTCTCAACGATGCAATCCAGGCCAGAAAGCTGAAGCCCACCCATCTCAAAGCAATCGTAAGAG GAGCTCTCTGTCACTTGGAGCTAAAGAATTTCTCTGAAGCAATAGCATGGTGTGAGGAGGGCTTGCGAATAGactcaaaagagaaaaagctcATGGAAGTGATAGCTAAAGCGGACAAGTTAAAG CGAGCTGAGCAGCGGGATGCAAGGAAAGCAAAGGTGATGGAGAGGAAAGAACAGTGTCAAAAGGAAAGCTTGCTTGCAGCAATAAAG GAAAGAAATATCAAGGTGGTTCTTGAGCCTTcaaatgaggaggaggaaatgtcAGATGGTTTGGCTGAGATGTCCTTGGATGGATTCCACTCTGACAATGCCATGGGGGCAAAGGTGCACTTAGATGCTGATGGCAACCTAAACTGGCCTGTCCTCTTTCTGTACCCAGAGCACGAGCAAACGGACTTCATTGCAGCTTTTAACGAGAACACGAG ATTTATTGATCATTTAATGGTGATGTTTGCTGAGTTACCACCTTGGGATTTAGAGAGGAAATATCTTCCCGACAATCTTGAG CTCTATTTTGAAGatgaagaaagagcagaaatgtaTGAGGTGAACCCCGAACACACATTGCTGCAAGTGTTGCAGCACCAGAG GTATTTTGTAAAGGCTGGAACTCCAACAGTTTTGGCGTTTGCAAAGCATTCTCCTTTCTCTAAGAAGTACTTCTCTAGCAAGAAGGTGCATCGGCTATAA
- the MROH7 gene encoding maestro heat-like repeat-containing protein family member 7: MASEKVHERTRAVSTTLGLLKSAASNPHFHASPTFPRPGLLAGRLVACVGAPEVDVSSQALQGLHFLHSLMKRQAAPGTRMGWGKAEQQHGQEEKLDLPGCSEMRANFLELIKELGQLLTPDQLTDLILTVTGGLKEASESNMEASKAALTLILNKYKHGLQAQVVISRMCGKV; the protein is encoded by the exons ATGGCATCGGAGAAGGTCCACGAGCGGACAAGAGCTGTGAGCACCACCCTCGGCTTGCTAAAATCTGCAGCCAGCAATCCTCACTTCCAC GCATCGCCCACATTTCCCAGGCCTGGGCTCCTAGCTGGGCGGCTGGTCGCGTGTGTCGGGGCCCCGGAGGTGGACGTTAGCAGCCAGGCTTTGCAAGGCTTGCATTTCCTCCACTCGCTCATGAAGCGGCAAGCAG CACCTGGCACGAGGATGGGTTGGGGAAAAGCAGAACAACAACACGGGCAGGAGGAGAAGCTGGATTTGCCAGGCTGCTCTGAGATGCGCGCGAACTTCCTGGAATTAATCAAG gaactgggacagcttctcacccCCGATCAGCTGACAGATCTTATACTGACAGTTACAGGGGGCCTGAAGGAAGCCAGTGAGAGCAACATGGAAGCATCAAAAGCCGCCCTGACTTTAATCCTGAACAAGTATAAGCATGGGCTACAAGCACAGGTAGTTATCTCTCGGATGTGTGGGAAGGTTTAG